From Fusarium fujikuroi IMI 58289 draft genome, chromosome FFUJ_chr07, a single genomic window includes:
- a CDS encoding Long chronological lifespan protein 2, translating to MRYLFAVLSLLTLVNAQFGGFFDQMFNQQGGHEHHQAQQQNNPSDANHYKQNYENSVCDKYLCPDTLACVHFPHHCPCAWDAQQEKFELAEGQRLCVSRGGFRPGETARKIELARKGLL from the exons atgCGGTACCTTTTTGCAGTTCTGTCCCTTTTGACATTGGTCAATGCCCAGTTTGGCGGCTTCTTTGATCAGATGTTTAACCAGCAAGGAGGCCACGAACATCATCAAGCGCAACAGCAAAACAACCCAAGCGATGCGAACCACTACAAGCAGAATTACGAGAACT CTGTCTGCGACAAATACCTCTGCCCCGATACCCTCGCTTGCGTCCACTTTCCTCACCACTGTCCCTGCGCCTGGGATGCTCAACAAGAAAAGTTCGAATTAGCTGAGGGACAACGTCTCTGCGTCTCTCGTGGTGGATTTCGGCCTGGTGAAACAGCTCGAAAGATTGAATTGGCAAGAAAGGGACTACTGTGA
- a CDS encoding related to 60s ribosomal protein L2 (mitochondrial): MQRPILAAVASLARPAFTPVAPLGVQLANSLVQGHRFASVKSQGAYKKKPKRGIPKKLGAKRTGDQFVIPGNILYKQRGTHWWPGENCIMGRDHTIHAMATGYVKYYRDPSLHPDRKYIGVVFDKNDTLPYPAHAQRKRKLNMTAFPIKEVAAQPEISPSGIPFQVNRVEAGEPDRLLKLRKDYSYREDNWAIGKLAKTTGLKTKRFRTRKQWFRHRRWRRERELEGQRKAEQKRAESGGEIKAVKVLSQKQAKKAKKASKKK, from the exons ATGCAGCGGCCAATATTGGCTGCTGTGGCCAGTCTAGCGAGGCCGGCTTTCACACCTGTCGCTCCTCTGGGCGTACAACTGGCCAATTCGCTCGTCCAAGGTCATCGATTTGCCTCGGTCAAGTCACAGGGAGcatacaagaagaagcccaagaggGGTATTCCAAAGAAGCTCGGTGCGAAGCGTACAGGAG ATCAATTCGTCATTCCTGGGAACATCCTCTACAAACAGCGCGGAACGCATTGGTGGCCTGGAGAGAACTGCATCATGGGTCGAGACCACACCATTCACGCAATGGCGACCGGATATGTCAAATACTACCGCGATCCCTCGCTACATCCCGACCGCAAATACATCGGCGTAGTCTTTGACAAGAACGACACACTACCATATCCCGCTCACGCCCAACGCAAGCGAAAACTAAACATGACCGCCTTCCCCATCAAAGAAGTCGCCGCGCAGCCCGAGATCTCGCCGTCCGGAATCCCCTTCCAGGTTAACCGTGTCGAAGCGGGCGAACCAGACAGATTGCTCAAGCTGCGAAAGGACTACAGTTATCGAGAAGACAACTGGGCTATTGGAAAGCTGGCCAAGACGACGggcctcaagaccaagcgATTCAGGACGCGAAAGCAGTGGTTCAGACATAGacgatggaggagagagagggaaCTCGAGGGACAGAGAAAGGCGGAGCAGAAGAGGGCTGAGAGCGGTGgggagatcaaggctgtcaaggTGCTTAGCCAGaagcaagccaagaaggcaaAAAAGGCATCAAAGAAGAAATAG
- a CDS encoding related to RNase III domain protein, whose amino-acid sequence MALQPCRSGLWRSSNAARTLMPCVRTYATDSTPESFKTKTPSSSGVVPRWSQTPAAMKAPLQLDWAKNPQNKVWTVNNDPKKLDEVYERLLGPGGSKLLPEELKWLAVTHKSFDQGRRGFNDRLALLGRMALVMETTKTIVAQGPLGTPNFDDGFDRQPFVHPNLQSVDNLSIKGPKDVVGKERLSGLAAEVGLIDVVRWKPKQVQKLRASGADVVLNGAIMAIIGAITLQHGAVVASQVIRERILSRLQD is encoded by the exons ATGGCGCTCCAACCCTGCCGCTCTGGCCTCTGGCGGAGCAGCAATGCCGCCCGAACCCTCATGCCTTGCGTGCGCACCTACGCTACCGACTCAACACCCGAATCattcaagaccaagaccccGTCTTCCTCTGGTGTCGTGCCACGATGGAGCCAGACGCCTGCTGCTATGAAGGCGCCTCTGCAACTCGACTGGGCAAAGAATCCCCAGAACAAGGTCTGGACTGTCAACAACGATCCCAAGAAGTTGGACGAGGTGTACGAGCGCCTGCTGGGTCCTGGAGGCAGCAAACTTCTACCCGAGGAGCTCAAGTGGTTGGCTGTCACGCACAAGAGCTTTGATCAGGGGCGGAGAGGATTCAACGACCGATTGGCGCTTCTAG GACGGATGGCTCTTGTCATGGAAACGACAAAGACAATTGTTGCCCAAGGTCCATTGGGAACACCGAATTTCGACGACGGATTTGATCGCCAACCATTCGTGCATCCAAATTTACAATCGGTAGACAATCTCTCTATCAAAGGACCCAAGGACGTTGTCGGCAAGGAGAGACTATCTGGCTTGGCAGCTGAAGTGGGATTGATCGATGTTGTGCGGTGGAAACCCAAACAG GTACAAAAACTCCGAGCTTCAGGTGCCGATGTCGTGCTCAACGgtgccatcatggccatcatTGGTGCCATCACATTACAGCACGGAGCAGTAGTGGCATCACAGGTTATCAGAGAGAGGATATTGTCAAGACTACAGGATTGA
- a CDS encoding related to mitochondrial nicotinamide nucleotide transhydrogenase gives MASQMLRPLASSAVPASASELCASSFFIQKQLKGYRVQDVLSRRKQWHSTLRAPRQHALVAGVSKPLALIRHDSAPPRKYSTVVLPKTTPYDHLVVGVPTEIFPGERRVALTPANVALLKKKGFKQVLVERGAGTSADFLDAAYEKAGATLVNGPKEVWSNSDIVLKVRGPGLGEVESMKEGQTIISFLQPAQNKELVEKIAARKATSFAMDMIPRISRAQVFDALSSMANIAGYKAVLEASNVFGRFLTGQVTAAGKIPPCKVLVIGAGVAGLSAIATARRMGAIVRGFDTRSAAREQVQSLGAEFIEVELEEDGSGAGGYAKEMSKEFIEAEMKLFKDQAKEVDIIITTALIPGKPAPKLLKNDILDVMKPGSVIVDLAAEAGGNCEATKKGELAVYNDVKIIGYTDLPSRLPTQSSTLYSNNITKFLLSMTPEPSAFGIDLSDEVVRGAIVTQEGDILPPAPRAAPPPPPVKAEATEVTPEPVALTPWQKKTREVAGVTAGMGSILALGKWTSPLLMSNAFTFALASLIGYRAVWGVAPALHSPLMSVTNAISGMVGIGGLFILGGGFLPETIPQAFGALSVLLAFVNGPTDPPEYPWLYAIPAVVCGGGFVAAASTGAAGLVQAGYLVSSVLCIGSVSSLASQATARMGNALGILGVGTGVLASLLAAGFTPEVLTQFGGLAALGTIAGMLIGKRITPTDLPQTVAALHSVVGLAAVLTSIGSVMADVMDPSTLHLVTAYLGVVIGGITFTGSIVAFLKLAGRMTSKPKILPGRHIINSGLLASNAATMGAFITMAPGNPLVAAGALAGSTVLSFIKGYTTTSAIGGADMPVVITVLNAYSGFALVAEGFMLENPLLTTVGALIGVSGSILSYIMCVAMNRSLTNVLFGGLGTPTAVQEFKPQGEVAQTSVDDLADALLNSEKVILIVGYGMAVAKAQYAISDIVKTLRSKGITVRFAIHPVAGRMPGQCNVLLAEASVPYDIVLEMDEINDDFPETDLAVVIGANDTVNPIALEKGSSIEGMPVLHAWKAKQVVVMKRGMASGYADVPNPMFYMPNAKMLFGDARVTCEAIKSAIEAKS, from the exons ATGGCATCCCAAATGCTTCGCCCGCTGGCCTCGTCCGCGGTTCCAGCGTCAGCTTCCGAGCTGTGCGcctcatccttctttatACAGAAGCAATTGAAAGGGTATCGAGTTCAAG ATGTCCTCTCTCGTCGTAAGCAATGGCACAGCACCTTGAGAGCTCCTCGACAGCATGCTCTTGTCGCAGGCGTCTCCAAGCCTCTCGCATTGATCCGCCATGATTCTGCGCCTCCTCGCAAATATTCCACCGTGGTTCTCCCCAAGACAACTCCCTACGATCATCTTGTCGTTGGTGTTCCAACCGAGATCTTTCCCGGGGAGCGCCGTGTAGCTCTCACACCTGCAAATGTTGCGCTCCTCAAGAAAAAAGGCTTCAAGCAGGTTCTAGTTGAACGTGGTGCTGGTACATCTGCTGATTTCCTCGATGCCGCCTATGAAAAAGCCGGCGCAACTCTTGTCAATGGTCCCAAGGAAGTCTGGTCCAACTCAGACATTGTTCTCAAGGTTCGCGGTCCCGGTCTTGGAGAGGTTGAATCCATGAAAGAAGGCCAAACCATCATTTCATTCCTCCAGCCCGCTCAGAACAAAGAACTCGTCGAAAAGATTGCCGCTAGAAAAGCTACCAGCTTCGCCATGGACATGATCCCCCGTATCTCCCGAGCTCAGGTCTTTGACGCCCTCAGCAGCATGGCTAACATTGCCGGCTACAAAGCTGTTCTCGAGGCGTCCAATGTCTTTGGTAGATTCCTCACTGGTCAAGTCACTGCTGCTGGAAAGATTCCTCCCTGCAAGGTTTTGGTTATTGGTGCTGGCGTTGCTGGCCTGAGTGCTATTGCTACCGCCCGTCGTATGGGTGCCATTGTCCGTGGATTCGATACTCGATCTGCTGCTCGCGAACAGGTTCAGTCTCTTGGAGCTGAGTTCATCGAAGTTGAACTTGAAGAGGATGGATCTGGAGCTGGTGGATATGCCAAGGAAATGAGCAAGGAATTTATCGAAGCTGAAATGAAGCTGTTCAAAGACCAAGCCAAGgaagtcgacatcatcatcaccactgcATTGATCCCTGGAAAGCCTGCCCCGAAACTGCTCAAGAACGATATCCTCGATGTTATGAAACCTGGAAGTGTCATTGTCGATCtggctgctgaagctggaggTAATTGTGAAGCTACCAAGAAGGGTGAACTGGCCGTCTACAACGATGTCAAGATTATTG GATACACTGATCTTCCCTCTCGTCTGCCAACTCAGTCATCGACCCTCTactccaacaacatcaccaagttTCTGCTCTCCATGACTCCTGAACCCAGCGCTTTCGGTATTGATCTATCAGATGAAGTCGTCCGAGGTGCAATCGTcacccaagaaggagatatCCTGCCACCCGCTCCTCGCGCagcacctcctcctccacccgTAAAGGCCGAGGCAACCGAAGTGACCCCTGAACCTGTAGCTCTAACTCCCTGGCAAAAGAAGACCCGTGAAGTTGCTGGTGTCACCGCTGGTATGGGCAGTATCTTGGCTCTTGGAAAATGGACCAGCCCTCTTCTCATGTCGAACGCTTTCACCTTTGCTCTGGCTAGTCTTATTGGATATCGTGCTGTCTGGGGTGTTGCTCCCGCTCTTCACTCTCCTCTGATGAGTGTCACCAACGCTATTTCCGGTATGGTCGGTATTGGTGGTTTGTTCATCCTTGGTGGTGGATTCCTGCCCGAGACTATTCCTCAAGCTTTTGGCGCTCTCAGTGTTTTGCTGGCTTTTGTCAATG GACCTACCGACCCCCCTGAGTACCCCTGGCTCTATGCAATTCCTGCCGTTGTCTGCGGTGGTGGTTTCGTGGCTGCTGCCTCCACTGGTGCTGCTGGTCTCGTTCAAGCCGGTTATCTCGTCAGTTCCGTTCTCTGCATTGGTTCCGTGTCCAGTCTTGCTTCCCAAGCCACTGCTCGCATGGGCAATGCTCTCGGTATCCTCGGTGTTGGTACAGGTGTATTGGCTAGTCTGCTCGCTGCTGGCTTTACCCCTGAGGTCCTCACTCAGTTTGGTGGTCTTGCTGCACTTGGTACAATCGCTGGTATGCTCATCGGAAAGCGAATCACTCCTACCGATCTTCCTCAAACTGTGGCCGCTCTTCACTCTGTGGTTGGTCTGGCTGCCGTCTTGACCAGTATCGGTAGTGTCATGGCTGATGTCATGGACCCTTCCACTCTCCATCTCGTCACAGCCTACCTTGGTGTCGTTATCGGTGGCATCACGTTTACCGGATCCATAGTCGCGTTCCTGAAGCTCGCCGGCAGGATGACGTCTAAGCCAAAGATCCTGCCTGGACGACATATCATCAACTCAGGATTACTTGCGAGCAACGCAGCTACCATGGGAGCATTCATCACAATGGCCCCAGGGAACCCCTTGGTTGCTGCTGGAGCACTTGCTGGAAGCACTGTTTTGAGCTTCATCAAGGGATACACCACCACATCTGCCATTGGAGGTGCTGACATGCCCGTCGTCATCACTGTTTTGAACGCATACAGTGGTTTTGCTCTTGTTGCCGAGGGTTTCATGCTTGAGAATCCCCTTCTCACCACTGTTGGAGCCTTGATCGGTGTATCTGGTTCAATTCTGTCGTACATCATGTGCGTGGCCATGAACAGATCACTGACAAACGTGCTATTCGGAGGTCTGGGTACGCCAACTGCAGTACAGGAGTTTAAACCTCAGGGAGAAGTTGCTCAGACCTCTGTAGATGACCTTGCCGATGCACTTCTCAACTCTGAAAAGGTCATTCTCATTGTTGGTTACGGTATGGCCGTTGCCAAGGCTCAATACGCCATCTCAGATATTGTCAAGACACTTCGATCCAAGGGTATCACCGTCCGTTTCGCCATTCACCCAGTCGCAGGTCGTATGCCTGGTCAGTGCAACGTTCTTCTCGCTGAAGCCAGCGTGCCATACGATATCGTCCTGGAaatggatgagatcaacgaTGATTTCCCTGAGACTGACCTGGCTGTTGTCATTGGCGCCAACGATACCGTCAACCCTATTGCTCTGGAAAAGGGCAGCTCTATTGAGGGTATGCCTGTGCTGCATGCCTGGAAAGCCAAGCAGGTTGTCGTGATGAAGAGAGGCATGGCCAGTGGTTATG CTGATGTTCCAAACCCCATGTTTTACATGCCCAACGCAAAGATGCTGTTTGGAGATGCTAGAGTGACATGTGAAG CCATCAAATCTGCAATTGAAGCAAAGTCGTAG
- a CDS encoding related to nadh-ubiquinone oxidoreductase subunit b17.2: MSTISRTLSNLRKVGIKDYFVQMLYIGDTKAGRLIGTDRAGNKFFENNEELPLRTRWVEYAKHDYDAAHIEPGWHAWISYSVDKPPTEDPLLQAGVRAFEPSRALPNFTQTRGAFKTYNTSKSKISAWEPVAAPRA; the protein is encoded by the exons ATGTCGACAATCTCACGAACATTGTCCAACCTGCGCAAGGTTGGAATCAAG GACTACTTTGTCCAGATGCTG TACATCG GTGACACCAAGGCTGGTCGTCTGATTGGCACCGATCGCGCCGGCAACAAGTTCTTTGAGAACAACGAGGAACTCCCCCTCCGAACACGCTGGGTCGAGTACGCCAAGCACGACTACGACGCCGCTCACATTGAGCCCGGATGGCACGCCTGGATCAGCTACAGCGTCGATAAGCCTCCTACCGAGGATCCCCTACTACAAGCTGGTGTCCGAGCCTTTGAGCCTTCACGCGCCCTCCCCAACTTTACCCAGACCCGCGGCGCTTTCAAGACTTACAACAC ttccaagtccaagatctCGGCATGGGAGCCTGTGGCGGCGCCTCGGGCATGA
- a CDS encoding probable phosphatidylglycerophosphate synthase PEL1 → MPAGNTQGGSVNNAGALAPFVTELDRLAPSFDVRGEQIQIIRTPAEFYETLKDRIRKAQRRIFLSTLYIGKSEKELIETLQEALRKNPDVKLSILTDALRGTREAPNPSSASLLAPLVEEFGADRVEIRMYHTPNLTGLRKQYIPKRINEGWGLQHMKLYGVDDEIIMSGANLSTDYFTNRQDRYHLFASKAVTDHFWKIHSGVTSFSFLVQPSTEPAGFTLSWPENNSAPSPLEKPQSFIKSTTSTLQTLLHPTTKPENEISDTRVYMLGQMSQVMKPDTSTELPVITHILKTLALPEYRESSWTFTAGYFNPAPSLTKLLLNTASTSNTVITASPEANGFYKSKGVSGLLPDAYTLLARRFVHRVHHQGRDDDITLKEWRYGVVGQPGGWTYHAKGLWVTMPGDKNPAMSIIGSSNYTKRSYSHDLEAGALIVTRDEGLKGRLGEEQLWLQEHATKATRDDFARTERRVGLKVRVAMWIVSLVGGAL, encoded by the exons ATGCCAGCTGGAAACACTCAGGGTGGTTCTGTGAATAACGCCGGAGCTTTGGCCCCTTTCGTCACTGAGTTGGATCGATTGGCACCGAGTTTCGATGTTCGAGGGGAGCAGATTCAGATAATTCGTACCCCAGCCGAGTTTTACGAAACGCTCAAG GATCGGATACGAAAAGCACAGCGACggatcttcttgtcgacgCTGTACATTGGAAAGTCGGAAAAGGAACTCATCGAGACGCTGCAGGAGGCGTTGAGGAAGAATCCGGACGTCAAATTAAGTATTCTTACAGATGCGCTGCGAGGAACGAGAGAGGCGCCTAATCCATCAAGTGCATCGTTACTTGCACCCCTGGTCGAGGAGTTTGGAGCAGACCGTGTAGAAATTCGAATGTATCACACGCCGAATCTCACTGGATTGAGGAAACAGTATATCCCCAAGAGGATAAATGAGGGCTGGGGACTTCAGCACATGAAGCtttatggtgttgatgatgagatcatcatGTCTGG GGCAAATCTGTCGACTGATTACTTTACCAACCGTCAAGATCGATATCATCTTTTTGCTTCAAAGGCGGTGACTGATCACTTTTGGAAGATCCATTCAGGGGTTACATCCTTTAGCTTCTTGGTTCAACCTTCAACAGAACCAGCGGGTTTCACACTCTCATGGCCAGAGAACAACTCTGCTCCTTCACCACTAGAGAAGCCCCAGTCTTTCATCAAGAGCACTACATCGACACTCCAGACTCTGTTACATCCGACAACCAAGCCTGAGAATGAGATTTCTGATACGCGAGTTTACATGCTTGGGCAAATGTCACAGGTCATGAAACCCGATACTTCAACTGAGCTCCCCGTCATTACACACATCCTCAAGACTCTCGCTTTACCCGAATATCGCGAGTCCTCATGGACCTTTACAGCAGGCTACTTCAACCCCGCTCCCTCTCTGACaaaactcctcctcaacactGCCTCTACTTCCAACACCGTCATCACAGCTTCTCCTGAGGCAAACGGTTTCTACAAGTCGAAAGGCGTCTCGGGTCTCCTCCCTGATGCCTACACTCTCCTCGCTCGCCGTTTCGTTCATCGCGTACACCACCAAGGCCGTGATGACGACATCACATTGAAGGAATGGCGTTATGGTGTCGTTGGTCAGCCTGGTGGATGGACATATCACGCCAAGGGTCTCTGGGTGACAATGCCAGGTGACAAGAACCCTGCTATGAGTATTATTGGAAGTTCCAACTATACTAAACGAAGCTACTCCCATGATCTCGAAGCGGGTGCTTTGATCGTAACCCGCGATGAAGGATTGAAGGGGAGACTCGGAGAAGAGCAGCTATGGCTGCAGGAACATGCTACCAAGGCAACGCGAGATGACTTTGCCCGCACTGAACGAAGAGTTGGACTCAAAGTCAGAGTTGCCATGTGGATTGTTTCGCTTGTCGGCGGAGCATTGTAG
- a CDS encoding related to ribosomal protein YML6, mitochondrial: MAGKGIGCLAEAMGALRVSAKPATLNKAFTRSMATEVSPKNTAEAKSPNTTQGILESWKPITTVPVTVHAFPSLEPTSLERWDVNHLYLPLRRDLLHLAVVYEGDNTRQGTASSKTRYDVHGSHRKMRPQKGTGRARMGTKQSPVNRGGGKTFGPHPRDFGTSLTRKVYDKAWRTALSYRYRKGDLIVCEDGMDLVLPTDYELVAGKYLKDGLKEAYLKRYMTGVLGNLGLGRASGRTLFVTGNRREALFGAMEQLPWEGRALDLQDVDVKDLLETGKVVLERSVLKEMIRKHQSDLVSRVVVQGLVKGPKLGTPVIRA; the protein is encoded by the exons atggctggcaaGGGAATTGGGTGCCTGGCTGAGGCCATGGGTGCTCTGCGGGTGTCTGCCAAG CCGGCGACACTCAACAAGGCCTTTACAAGGTCAATGGCTACAGAAGTCTCTCCAAAGAACACTGCAGAGGCTAAATCTCCAAACACCACACAAGGCATTCTCGAATCATGGAAGCCCA TCACAACCGTTCCCGTCACAGTCCACGCTTTTCCCTCGTTGGAACCGACTTCGCTCGAACGATGGGACGTCAACCACCTCTACCTCCCCCTCCGCCGCGATCTCCTCCACCTCGCCGTCGTCTACGAAGGTGACAACACCCGCCAAGGAACCGCCTCCTCCAAAACCCGCTACGATGTCCACGGCTCCCACCGCAAGATGCGTCCGCAAAAGGGAACTGGTCGAGCTCGTATGGGAACCAAGCAGAGCCCCGTGAACCGCGGCGGTGGAAAGACATTCGGTCCTCACCCCCGCGACTTTGGCACCAGCCTTACCCGAAAGGTGTACGACAAGGCATGGCGCACAGCTCTGAGCTACCGTTACCGAAAAGGCGATCTGATTGTGTGTGAGGACGGTATGGATCTTGTGCTGCCGACTGACTACGAACTCGTTGCTGGAAAGTACCTCAAGGATGGACTGAAGGAGGCGTATCTCAAGCGATACATGACTGGAGTGCTGGGTAACCTTGGTCTGGGCCGTGCTAGCGGTCGAACTCTTTTCGTCACTGGAAACCGACGTGAGGCTCTTTTCGGCGCCATGGAGCAGCTTCCATGGGAGGGTCGAGCACTGGACCTGCAAGATGTCGATGTTAAGGACCTTTTGGAGACAGGCAAGGTGGTTCTGGAACGAAGCGTGCTCAAGGAGATGATCAGGAAGCACCAGAGCGACTTGGTGAGCAGAGTTGTTGTGCAAGGCCTGGTCAAGGGGCCTAAGCTAGGGACACCAGTGATTAGGGCATGA